The following proteins come from a genomic window of Dromaius novaehollandiae isolate bDroNov1 unplaced genomic scaffold, bDroNov1.hap1 HAP1_SCAFFOLD_27, whole genome shotgun sequence:
- the LOC135326390 gene encoding olfactory receptor 14A16-like, with product DLGSISTTVPKSMANSLRNTRAISYSGCAAQVFLFVFFLGGEFSLLTVMAYDRYVAICRPLHYKTIMDSRACVQMAAAAWSGGFLHALLHTANTFSIPLCQGNTVDQFFCEVPQILKLSCADSYLTEVGLLVVSASLVFGCFIFIVLSYVQIFTAVLRIPSEQGRHKAFAMCLPHLAVVSLFVSTGMFAYLKPPSLSSPALDLVVAVLYSVVPPAVNPLIYSVRNKELKDTVKKLIEVVLVQQQ from the coding sequence gaccttggctccatctccaccactgttcccaaatccatggccaattccctgaggaacaccagggccatttcctactcaggatgtgctgcccaggtcttcctgtttgtcttcttcttaggaggagagttttctcttctcactgtcatggcctatgaccgctacgttgccatctgcagacccctgcactacaagaccatcatggacagcagagcttgtgtccaaatggcagcagctgcctggagcggtggttttctccatgctctcctgcacactgctaacacattttcaataccactctgccaaggcaacacagtggaccagttcttctgtgaggtcccacagatcctcaagctgtcctgtgcagactcctacctcacggaagttgggcttcttgtggttagtgcctctttagtctttgggtgtttcattttcattgtgctgtcctacgtgcagatcttcactgctgtgctgaggatcccctctgagcagggccggcacaaagcctttgccatgtgcctcccgcacctggctgtggtctccctgtttgtcagcactggcatgtttgcctacctgaagcccccctccctctcctccccagctctggatctggtggtggctgttctgtactcggtggtgcctccagcagtgaaccccctcatctacagcgtgaggaacaaggagctgaaggacACAGTGAAGAAACTCATTGaggtggtactagttcagcagcaatga